In the Gymnodinialimonas sp. 202GB13-11 genome, one interval contains:
- the pseG gene encoding UDP-2,4-diacetamido-2,4,6-trideoxy-beta-L-altropyranose hydrolase, with product MNALGTSRIAFVATASAELGGGHIMRCLSLARAIYDDAAHRCAAPLFLIGHEASRFAPALQSSGMAVIEIERDPAKMVSALLAHWPDGADWLVLDEYAFDVVDEHVLRGATNRIAVIDDAPTRMHDCDLLIDSKSGRLPAEYKNLAPETSDLLCGARYALLNPDFAARRAELAQTKKAVGAKPPQGESALRVFVSFGMTDVGGLTLETVQALSGAGYLVDAVIGAAAPTAARLAAFAKDRSDVTVHVDTPNVADLMMAADLAVGAAGGTSHERCCLGLPTVAVPVVDNQLDIAAELTREGAAHVIGAPNALPDGAQIRAALDHLASDTIGRAAMAQRAARLCDGLGAQRVARVLSAADVSLRQADMDDAKDVWTWRNSDDSVKYFESAKVTPLNAHLEWFEKALRDPKIELFIAESKGVAVGHLRLDHSTLGTEASAEIRSKFAYPKVSICMAPVAKGLGLGRASLLNLVRYASAQPRCAGLSAQVHVDNTASRRLFESLRFQGTVPRTEGSFMQFTLTFGDPSQ from the coding sequence ATATAATGCGGTGTCTGTCTCTTGCGCGTGCCATCTATGACGACGCAGCCCACCGGTGTGCCGCCCCTTTGTTCCTCATCGGCCACGAGGCGAGCCGCTTTGCGCCAGCGTTGCAAAGTAGTGGTATGGCGGTGATTGAAATTGAACGCGACCCTGCGAAAATGGTATCTGCGTTGCTCGCGCATTGGCCAGACGGGGCCGATTGGTTGGTGCTCGACGAGTACGCGTTTGACGTTGTGGATGAACACGTGCTTCGAGGCGCCACGAACCGCATTGCGGTGATTGATGACGCTCCGACACGAATGCATGACTGCGATCTGTTGATTGATTCAAAATCCGGGCGCTTGCCTGCGGAATATAAAAATTTGGCGCCAGAAACGTCAGACCTGCTGTGTGGTGCGCGCTACGCATTGCTCAATCCCGATTTCGCCGCGCGCCGGGCTGAGTTGGCTCAGACGAAAAAGGCAGTGGGCGCGAAGCCCCCTCAAGGCGAAAGCGCATTGCGCGTGTTCGTATCTTTTGGAATGACCGATGTGGGTGGATTAACGCTTGAGACGGTGCAAGCTCTTTCGGGTGCGGGGTATTTGGTCGACGCCGTGATCGGTGCCGCCGCCCCGACTGCCGCAAGACTTGCAGCATTTGCGAAGGATCGCTCCGATGTCACTGTGCATGTCGACACTCCAAATGTGGCCGATCTGATGATGGCTGCCGATCTTGCGGTCGGCGCTGCAGGTGGCACATCGCATGAGCGGTGCTGCCTTGGGTTGCCCACTGTCGCGGTGCCCGTTGTGGACAATCAACTCGACATAGCGGCAGAGCTTACCCGCGAAGGTGCTGCCCACGTGATCGGTGCGCCTAACGCGCTTCCGGATGGCGCACAGATCAGGGCAGCTTTGGACCATCTTGCGTCCGATACCATCGGACGTGCAGCGATGGCCCAACGCGCCGCCCGACTTTGCGACGGGCTGGGCGCCCAGCGCGTTGCCCGGGTCCTAAGCGCAGCGGATGTGAGTTTGCGACAGGCGGATATGGACGATGCCAAGGATGTTTGGACATGGCGGAATTCCGACGACTCGGTGAAGTATTTTGAGAGTGCGAAGGTAACGCCTTTAAACGCGCATCTTGAGTGGTTCGAGAAAGCACTGCGCGATCCCAAGATTGAGCTGTTTATCGCTGAGTCTAAGGGCGTTGCTGTCGGTCACCTGCGCCTAGACCACTCCACGCTAGGCACAGAGGCTTCTGCGGAAATCAGATCTAAATTCGCGTATCCCAAAGTCAGTATCTGCATGGCGCCTGTCGCCAAAGGCTTGGGGCTTGGACGGGCCAGCCTTTTGAACCTTGTTCGATATGCTTCCGCGCAACCCCGTTGCGCGGGACTTAGTGCGCAGGTTCATGTTGATAACACGGCGTCCCGAAGGCTGTTTGAAAGTCTTCGGTTTCAAGGCACCGTACCGCGCACAGAAGGCTCGTTTATGCAGTTCACCCTAACGTTCGGAGATCCGTCGCAATGA